caaaatattaagtgaaatattttgttttattttgtattcataaaacaaagaatatatattggaatgttcagaattatgagttttatttgtattcaaATATAATAATGTCAAGCCAACCATATTAGAAATttttgctaattttctattaatgctTTAATAATCAGAATCTAAGTTTACTTCTTactgttctttttctttatacttattttcattttaaactacatgtatggaaacaaatttttaaacatgttttaatttgatttaaaatgttCGGTAATGTACTGGTGTATAACCTTTAATATGATAGATTATTTTACACGctttttttaacctataatgaAAAGTAcgataaaaatacatttaaattttaaaattaaattataatgaaaaattccACGCATAGTACGGGTAATGTGCTAGTTCATACTATAATTCACAAGCCAAAGGGCCTTGAATTGGCCCACGAGCCATCTTCACCATCGGCAAACATGGAGGGATAAATAATGCCCAGGGTAAAAGTTACTACACTACAACCAGTTCCTCGTTACAACATTGCGTAGAGTAAAAGATATCCAAAGttgtataataaaaattgatatatttgcttctttttttctacgTCGGTACATTAGCTTTAACAAATAGAAACTGTACAATTTCTATACACAGACGAAAATGGTAAATGTCATCATGCTTAAGCAACTCCCTTTTTCACAAGCATATCATACACTTCATCAACTTTACTCGGTTCTAACTTGAACAGGCTATGGGCATCGGACTTCTTGGTGACATTGCCCTTCAAAATTTCTACTGATATGACCTCCAGCATGTTGAGATAATGTGAAGGTAGTATTCTGATCTCACCACAAAGCTGTTTCTCCTGCATGTAACGTTATGACAAGACCATAATCAAAATCACGAGCTTGGAGGATACAAACTTCAGGCACAAAATTAAGCACAATTTGCgacataattttttcttttatgctttTGTCCTTCCAACATGGATCCACTAGTTTGGGCAGTCATTACAATCTGAGGATTGGTAGAATTGTAGAAAGAACGACTATCAGATAATTAATTTAGCATAGAATTGAGGACAACATTCTTACAGTTTCAGAGAGTAAATCGACCCCAACAAATCCAGTGATGTCCCACTCGTCTACACAGCTTGAAATAGCTTGCAATGCTGAAGATGAATCCCTGGTACTGGGTTGTAGACCTGTGGAGCCCTTGACAAATCCCTGAGGGCTGGCATCAAATTCtcctttgagatgattttgcCTTTGCAAGACTTTACCATTCGGACACTGAGAACTTTCTTTAACTCCATGTTCACTTTCTTCAGcttccttcttcctcttctgttCAAGAAATCTATTTGCCTCAGTAGCTGTACAGCAGCCAGCAGCTCGAGCTTCCTGCATAATTATTTATATGTGAATATACAAGACATTAGCATAGCTATATAGCCAATAACTAGCTGGTCAGTCTTCTTCAGCCATAGGTAACCATGAACATTAGAACTTGGCAAAAAGTGACAGGAGAATGTGTGCTGCAAACctaatgaatttgaaaaaatagctTCTTATATGCTCTTGGCTAAATTCAAGTGATAAAGGGTGGGGAAAAGGTAATCCTAGGTTCCAATTTTCCCAACAAACACAGGGAAAAGAAAATCTTGAACCGAATGAAGTGAATAATGTATACAGAAAATCAAGTGTGAGGGATGCATCAACCTGAAGATCTTGTATTCTTTTGACTATACGTTGTTCCTCAATAATATTCTTAAGTAACTCATCGTGCTCTTCTTTCAAGTGGAACCGCATTAAGACCCTGTAACGCTGACATATCTCCCTCTCTTCAGGTGAGAGGCTCTTCTCAAAAGGGTCAGGGTAAAGTAAATTTCTTTCCAATATGAAATCCTTCCTGCGTTTTCTCTCATCAAGCCTGTCAAGAAGTCCCCAATATGTTTGAATAAGttgaaggaaaacaaaaattctCGTTGTTGCAAAATGTATTTTGATACATGATAATCTCTTCTTTTTTGGGAGCAAgtaaaaataactaatttaGAGGATCATGTATCAAAATAAATACTCATTCGCAACAATGATTGTCTAAATTATATACAGTAGTACAAAATATGCAACAACTCTACAGTCCAATGGGAAAATGTGCTATGCCAGGTGTTCCAAGTAAGCAATAACATATTTTagtatttcattaaaaacataGAATCTAAATGCTATTGCAATAATAGAGGATATTGATAGATGTTAACACATAAAGGTGGAATAATTGACTTAGCCTGTATTGGGAACCAAAGTTCTCAGGTTGAACATTCCCGAGTTGCCAGTGCATGTGATTTGCTGATGATAATATGCAatataataggaaaaaaaaatagaaatatacatatatgtgaTGGCATAACAAGTTTTGTCTTCTAGACAATAAACATGATGCAGCAAACAACAATATGTGTTAAAATAAACGAGAATAACTTCTATAGGTTTATGGCACAAACCAGGCCTTTGTGCCCTCTAATAAAAAATCGACACGTTAGTTTGTCACACCAAATGAAATTAGGACGAAAACACAtgattttttcctattttcctcATCAATCGAGGAAACCCCTTTCCCAGTCGGCTTCTTTAGCAACTTTGGAAAAGACCTCCAGTTGTTTACGAACTTTTCACAATAAGCTTTGGTCGAGTTGATCTTATCAACCTTCATGGATTCTGTCTTAGGAATCTTCAAGATgatcgcttttttttttttgtaatcccAGATAATGTAAAGCTGTGGTGGAATCCTTCCTAAAAAGGTTTTTTCAGGGTTAAAATCTTTATGTAGCTCTTTGGCTTATTCGAAAGGTAGCAGCTTCTCCAGGAAGAGTGTTTGGCAGACTCAAGCTCCTTCGAGGGTAGCCTATTTTACTTGGTCGGCAACTCTAAGGAAGATCCTCACTTCGGACAATTTTAAGAGGCGGCATGTCATCATGATAGACAGATATTGCATGTACAAGAGGAATGAGGAATCAGGGGACAACCTCCTTCATTATGACGTGGCTTCTGCTATTTAGAGTGTTATTTTCAATCACTTTAGGATGTCCTGTGTTATGCCTAGACATGTCATTGATTTGTATGATTGTTGGTGGTCCTCTAGTAAGCCAAGGAGTGCTGCGGTGTGAAAAATGGTGCCTCTTTTGATGTTTATGGTAGGAAATGAATGATATAAATTTTGAGGATAGGGAGAGGTCTATGGAGaatattatttctttgttctttgaaACTTTGTATCTTCAGACGGTGGCGTATGTCTCCTTTATCAATTAGTTttagtgattttctttttcgcTTTACTCTTTCTAGTTAGGCTGTTCCTTTTATATACTTCCAATATACTTAGGAGCGCATCAAGCTTTCAATGAGATTGGtattattacttattaaaaaataaaaaagagaaagatgtTGTAAAGCTaccaccttttttttatttattattatttttatttttttttacgagAAACCCTCTCTAAGGCAAagccacttcgtgtacccaccaCTGTCAGGTAAATCTCGGACCCATGTAAAGCACCCCCTCCACACAgatcgggtaatactccggCTTCACCGGCGGGCTggccccaaagaattgtttgcacccatgaggattcaaaccttagacctcatgggactaccacaaagaccaagtcccttaccacttgagccaaagAATTGTTCTCGACTCATCTTTTGACCATCTTGTCCCACATCTCCATCAAATCAAAAACCATTGCCCTTATCTTCTCCACCCGATGTTTCTTGAGATTCTGCAAATGTTTTCTTGGTTGAGTAGAGTCAAGAACACCCACTTTCATGGGAAAGCTTTTGAGCTGCATCAAAGCATCCAGGCACTGTGAAACCGAGGGGCCGCTAGGCAATACCCAGTCGATTGATGAGGAAAATTGGCAAAAAAATCATGTGTTTTCGTCTTAATCTCATTTGGTGTAATAAAATAATgtgttcattttttattagaggGCACAAAGACCTTGGTTTGTGCCATAACCTTATAGATGTTATTCCCAAAATAAACACTCATTCTCGATTACAAGAGCATAGTACATATGTGAAAAAATGGACTAGTTGATAAATGAAAGATTGATAAcataaatgaaaatgttttAGAAATGAGCTCTATGTTTCACAGCCCTTCTTCAAATATGTAATGAACCAAGCCTGAACATGTAACTGACATTGGTACCAGGCTCGAGCTCCTCTCCTACTCCATTTAAAATTAAGGGAATCAATCTACATTTAATAATTCGCTGAATATGACTCATCAGCAACCCTATCCACAAGTTAGATGAATCTCAATTAATAGGCATCTAGTCcacgaaaaaaagaaacaacatacTACTGTGGTTCTGCAACTTTTCATGCATCAGGAGCAAAACCACAATCCCTTTATGAGCTACATTATAGAGATTTCTTCAGAACTTAATGGCaaaaccattttcttttatcCTTTTACTACATGTATATCGATAATATAGACCATTAATCGGCCTTGTCTATGCAATAGTTTCTTTCACAAAACCTGCACACCAAAGGAAATACATGGTTACCTCTTTGAGTAGATACGCAGCACTTTCAACTTCAATTCATGCTCAGCATCAAAGTCAGTATCCTTGAATTCCATATCTGCCAGTAACAGTTCTGCATCATTATCATATTCAATCTCAAACTCCTGCCTCTTGAAATTATAACCACTCAACTCTGTCATAGAAGGTCCCTCATCCCCTGGAACCCTAGGCTTTTTCTCTCCAATGCTCCTGTCCGACTGAAGTTCTGAAATTTATTAAGAAAGAGAATGAATCAAACATACTTgtgaaatgaaatatttatattttcttcacAACTCATAGTAATCATAACTTTTCTCAATAAGTATACAATCTTTACACATCAATccaaaaatattagtttttttttttttggttttttgttttttgttttttttcctttttgaacaCAATGTAATCCAACAAAACATTAATTCAGAATGAaaactctaataattttttgCTGTGTACATGAGGAAAGATGTTCTGCAGCAGGTAATTATGTAGTATGCACTTACTTTTGGGGAAACTCTTGAATAATGTCTCCAGCAACCAAATTAGTTGTACATATCAAGATTTTATACGAACAACAGTTCAAATGAAAGGTACCCAAGAAATTATCTATTACAAGAATTGCCATACAACCAATGATTGGAAGTTATAGTAACATGCAGAAAGCCTGCCTTGCACACTAGTGCCATCCTTGATCTGGGCTTTGTTGGAGGCCTTCTTTACCGCATCTGAGAATGTGTCACCACTGCTTGAACCCAAACCTGTGCCTACATCTGATGCCAGTAGTAAAAGGTGTGTATGATGTTTCAGTAATAAATCCAAGCACATAAAAGGAACAATCAATAATTTTCTAAATTGTCACATTCTAGATCAATTAATTGCATATGCAATTATTTCTAAATGACTTCATCTTTCACTGTTTGGTCGGCCTTGCCTCCACCAGCATCAACAAATCTGAACCTATCTCCTTCCAGATTCATAAATCAAAGAAGACTACCAATCTATCATCTGCAATCACATAAAACACATACGTGCCCACCATTTTCCTTCAATAAGACCTCAATTAAGCAGTACATCCACACAGTGCAGTAA
This DNA window, taken from Alnus glutinosa chromosome 5, dhAlnGlut1.1, whole genome shotgun sequence, encodes the following:
- the LOC133867912 gene encoding transcriptional adapter ADA2-like isoform X6, with the translated sequence MCPDWNADEETLLLEGIEMYGFGNWTEVAEHVGTKSKAQCIDHYNAVYISSPCFPLPDMSHVMGKSREELLAMVEGPGEVKKEIPKIGELTLKEESPFSARVRYDELKKGQPCHSSSSFTPDVGTGLGSSSGDTFSDAVKKASNKAQIKDGTSVQELQSDRSIGEKKPRVPGDEGPSMTELSGYNFKRQEFEIEYDNDAELLLADMEFKDTDFDAEHELKLKVLRIYSKRLDERKRRKDFILERNLLYPDPFEKSLSPEEREICQRYRVLMRFHLKEEHDELLKNIIEEQRIVKRIQDLQEARAAGCCTATEANRFLEQKRKKEAEESEHGVKESSQCPNGKVLQRQNHLKGEFDASPQGFVKGSTGLQPSTRDSSSALQAISSCVDEWDITGFVGVDLLSETEKQLCGEIRILPSHYLNMLEVISVEILKGNVTKKSDAHSLFKLEPSKVDEVYDMLVKKGVA
- the LOC133867912 gene encoding transcriptional adapter ADA2-like isoform X2, whose protein sequence is MGRSRALSHTVEDDPNQRSKRKRTASGVEIIGTTPTGMFEGKVALYHCNYCNKDISGRIRIKCVMCPDFDLCVECFSFGAEVTPHKSNHPYRVMDNLSFPLMCPDWNADEETLLLEGIEMYGFGNWTEVAEHVGTKSKAQCIDHYNAVYISSPCFPLPDMSHVMGKSREELLAMVEGPGEVKKEIPKIGELTLKEESPFSARVRYDELKKDVGTGLGSSSGDTFSDAVKKASNKAQIKDGTSVQELQSDRSIGEKKPRVPGDEGPSMTELSGYNFKRQEFEIEYDNDAELLLADMEFKDTDFDAEHELKLKVLRIYSKRLDERKRRKDFILERNLLYPDPFEKSLSPEEREICQRYRVLMRFHLKEEHDELLKNIIEEQRIVKRIQDLQEARAAGCCTATEANRFLEQKRKKEAEESEHGVKESSQCPNGKVLQRQNHLKGEFDASPQGFVKGSTGLQPSTRDSSSALQAISSCVDEWDITGFVGVDLLSETEKQLCGEIRILPSHYLNMLEVISVEILKGNVTKKSDAHSLFKLEPSKVDEVYDMLVKKGVA
- the LOC133867912 gene encoding transcriptional adapter ADA2-like isoform X4; the encoded protein is MGRSRALSHTVEDDPNQRSKRKRTASGVEIIGTTPTECFSFGAEVTPHKSNHPYRVMDNLSFPLMCPDWNADEETLLLEGIEMYGFGNWTEVAEHVGTKSKAQCIDHYNAVYISSPCFPLPDMSHVMGKSREELLAMVEGPGEVKKEIPKIGELTLKEESPFSARVRYDELKKGQPCHSSSSFTPDVGTGLGSSSGDTFSDAVKKASNKAQIKDGTSVQELQSDRSIGEKKPRVPGDEGPSMTELSGYNFKRQEFEIEYDNDAELLLADMEFKDTDFDAEHELKLKVLRIYSKRLDERKRRKDFILERNLLYPDPFEKSLSPEEREICQRYRVLMRFHLKEEHDELLKNIIEEQRIVKRIQDLQEARAAGCCTATEANRFLEQKRKKEAEESEHGVKESSQCPNGKVLQRQNHLKGEFDASPQGFVKGSTGLQPSTRDSSSALQAISSCVDEWDITGFVGVDLLSETEKQLCGEIRILPSHYLNMLEVISVEILKGNVTKKSDAHSLFKLEPSKVDEVYDMLVKKGVA
- the LOC133867912 gene encoding transcriptional adapter ADA2-like isoform X1 gives rise to the protein MGRSRALSHTVEDDPNQRSKRKRTASGVEIIGTTPTGMFEGKVALYHCNYCNKDISGRIRIKCVMCPDFDLCVECFSFGAEVTPHKSNHPYRVMDNLSFPLMCPDWNADEETLLLEGIEMYGFGNWTEVAEHVGTKSKAQCIDHYNAVYISSPCFPLPDMSHVMGKSREELLAMVEGPGEVKKEIPKIGELTLKEESPFSARVRYDELKKGQPCHSSSSFTPDVGTGLGSSSGDTFSDAVKKASNKAQIKDGTSVQELQSDRSIGEKKPRVPGDEGPSMTELSGYNFKRQEFEIEYDNDAELLLADMEFKDTDFDAEHELKLKVLRIYSKRLDERKRRKDFILERNLLYPDPFEKSLSPEEREICQRYRVLMRFHLKEEHDELLKNIIEEQRIVKRIQDLQEARAAGCCTATEANRFLEQKRKKEAEESEHGVKESSQCPNGKVLQRQNHLKGEFDASPQGFVKGSTGLQPSTRDSSSALQAISSCVDEWDITGFVGVDLLSETEKQLCGEIRILPSHYLNMLEVISVEILKGNVTKKSDAHSLFKLEPSKVDEVYDMLVKKGVA
- the LOC133867912 gene encoding transcriptional adapter ADA2-like isoform X3, translating into MGRSRALSHTVEDDPNQRSKRKRTASGVEIIGTTPTGMFEGKVALYHCNYCNKDISGRIRIKCVMCPDFDLCVECFSFGAEVTPHKSNHPYRVMGIEMYGFGNWTEVAEHVGTKSKAQCIDHYNAVYISSPCFPLPDMSHVMGKSREELLAMVEGPGEVKKEIPKIGELTLKEESPFSARVRYDELKKGQPCHSSSSFTPDVGTGLGSSSGDTFSDAVKKASNKAQIKDGTSVQELQSDRSIGEKKPRVPGDEGPSMTELSGYNFKRQEFEIEYDNDAELLLADMEFKDTDFDAEHELKLKVLRIYSKRLDERKRRKDFILERNLLYPDPFEKSLSPEEREICQRYRVLMRFHLKEEHDELLKNIIEEQRIVKRIQDLQEARAAGCCTATEANRFLEQKRKKEAEESEHGVKESSQCPNGKVLQRQNHLKGEFDASPQGFVKGSTGLQPSTRDSSSALQAISSCVDEWDITGFVGVDLLSETEKQLCGEIRILPSHYLNMLEVISVEILKGNVTKKSDAHSLFKLEPSKVDEVYDMLVKKGVA
- the LOC133867912 gene encoding transcriptional adapter ADA2-like isoform X5 encodes the protein MGRSRALSHTVEDDPNQRSKRKRTASGVEIIGTTPTECFSFGAEVTPHKSNHPYRVMGIEMYGFGNWTEVAEHVGTKSKAQCIDHYNAVYISSPCFPLPDMSHVMGKSREELLAMVEGPGEVKKEIPKIGELTLKEESPFSARVRYDELKKGQPCHSSSSFTPDVGTGLGSSSGDTFSDAVKKASNKAQIKDGTSVQELQSDRSIGEKKPRVPGDEGPSMTELSGYNFKRQEFEIEYDNDAELLLADMEFKDTDFDAEHELKLKVLRIYSKRLDERKRRKDFILERNLLYPDPFEKSLSPEEREICQRYRVLMRFHLKEEHDELLKNIIEEQRIVKRIQDLQEARAAGCCTATEANRFLEQKRKKEAEESEHGVKESSQCPNGKVLQRQNHLKGEFDASPQGFVKGSTGLQPSTRDSSSALQAISSCVDEWDITGFVGVDLLSETEKQLCGEIRILPSHYLNMLEVISVEILKGNVTKKSDAHSLFKLEPSKVDEVYDMLVKKGVA
- the LOC133867912 gene encoding transcriptional adapter ADA2-like isoform X7; the protein is MYGFGNWTEVAEHVGTKSKAQCIDHYNAVYISSPCFPLPDMSHVMGKSREELLAMVEGPGEVKKEIPKIGELTLKEESPFSARVRYDELKKGQPCHSSSSFTPDVGTGLGSSSGDTFSDAVKKASNKAQIKDGTSVQELQSDRSIGEKKPRVPGDEGPSMTELSGYNFKRQEFEIEYDNDAELLLADMEFKDTDFDAEHELKLKVLRIYSKRLDERKRRKDFILERNLLYPDPFEKSLSPEEREICQRYRVLMRFHLKEEHDELLKNIIEEQRIVKRIQDLQEARAAGCCTATEANRFLEQKRKKEAEESEHGVKESSQCPNGKVLQRQNHLKGEFDASPQGFVKGSTGLQPSTRDSSSALQAISSCVDEWDITGFVGVDLLSETEKQLCGEIRILPSHYLNMLEVISVEILKGNVTKKSDAHSLFKLEPSKVDEVYDMLVKKGVA